One Stenotrophomonas maltophilia DNA window includes the following coding sequences:
- the eno gene encoding phosphopyruvate hydratase, with protein MSTIRSIHAREILDSRGNPTLEAEVILEDGSFGRAAVPSGASTGTKEAVELRDGDKTRYLGKGVRKAVDNVNTTIANALMGFEATDQAGLDRRLIDLDGTENKGRLGANALLGVSMAAAHAAAASNKQALWQYLAAKTGVTPSLPVPMMNIINGGAHADNNVDFQEFMVLPVGFTSFSEALRAGTEIFHSLKSVLKGHGLSTAVGDEGGFAPDFRSNVEALDTILEAIGKAGYTAGEDVLLGLDVASSEFFENGKYNLVGENKRLTSEQFVDFLADWAAQYPIITIEDGLAENDWAGWKLLTDRIGKKVQLVGDDLFVTNPKIFQEGIDSGTANAILIKVNQIGTLSETLEAIAMADRAGYAAVVSHRSGETEDTTIADISVATTATQIKTGSLCRSDRVAKYNQLLRIEEALGAGARYAGRDAFVSLKR; from the coding sequence ATGAGTACGATCCGCAGCATCCACGCCCGTGAAATCCTCGACAGCCGTGGCAACCCCACGCTGGAAGCCGAAGTCATCCTGGAGGACGGTTCGTTCGGTCGTGCCGCGGTTCCCTCCGGCGCCTCGACCGGCACCAAGGAAGCGGTCGAGCTGCGTGACGGCGACAAGACCCGTTACCTGGGCAAGGGCGTGCGCAAGGCCGTCGACAACGTCAACACCACCATCGCCAATGCGCTGATGGGTTTTGAAGCCACCGACCAGGCCGGCCTCGACCGTCGCCTGATCGACCTCGATGGCACCGAGAACAAGGGCCGCCTGGGCGCCAACGCGCTGCTGGGTGTTTCGATGGCCGCCGCGCACGCCGCCGCCGCATCGAACAAGCAGGCGCTGTGGCAGTACCTTGCCGCCAAGACCGGCGTGACCCCGTCGCTGCCGGTGCCGATGATGAACATCATCAACGGCGGCGCGCATGCCGACAACAACGTCGACTTCCAGGAGTTCATGGTGCTGCCGGTCGGCTTCACCTCGTTCTCCGAAGCGCTGCGTGCCGGTACCGAAATCTTCCATTCGCTGAAGTCGGTGCTGAAGGGCCACGGCCTGAGCACGGCGGTCGGCGACGAAGGCGGCTTCGCACCGGACTTCCGCAGCAACGTCGAAGCGCTGGACACCATCCTCGAAGCGATCGGCAAGGCCGGCTACACCGCCGGTGAAGACGTGCTGCTGGGCCTGGACGTGGCCTCCAGCGAATTCTTCGAGAATGGCAAGTACAACCTGGTCGGCGAGAACAAGCGCCTGACCTCCGAGCAGTTCGTCGACTTCCTCGCCGACTGGGCCGCGCAGTACCCGATCATCACGATTGAAGACGGCCTGGCAGAGAACGACTGGGCCGGCTGGAAGCTGCTGACCGACCGCATCGGCAAGAAGGTGCAGCTGGTCGGTGACGACCTGTTCGTGACCAACCCGAAGATCTTCCAGGAAGGCATCGACTCGGGCACCGCCAACGCGATCCTGATCAAGGTCAACCAGATCGGCACCCTGAGCGAAACCCTGGAAGCGATCGCCATGGCCGACCGCGCCGGTTACGCCGCGGTGGTCTCGCACCGTTCGGGCGAAACCGAAGACACCACCATTGCCGATATCTCGGTGGCCACCACCGCCACCCAGATCAAGACCGGTTCGCTGTGCCGCAGCGATCGCGTGGCCAAGTACAACCAGCTGCTGCGCATCGAGGAAGCCCTCGGTGCCGGCGCGCGTTACGCCGGTCGTGACGCGTTCGTTTCGCTGAAGCGCTGA
- the ftsB gene encoding cell division protein FtsB, whose protein sequence is MRDWRWMLLVLALLLGWLQYRFWFGPGNSGEVMMLEAQVANQERDNEGLQQRNDALAAEVKDLKEGQSAIEERARSELGMIKPGEKFYRVVEDAPVHPVQPAAGVSAQAGDHPADVP, encoded by the coding sequence ATGCGCGACTGGCGCTGGATGCTGCTGGTGCTGGCCCTGCTGCTGGGCTGGCTGCAGTACCGCTTCTGGTTCGGTCCGGGCAATTCGGGTGAAGTGATGATGCTCGAAGCCCAGGTCGCCAACCAGGAGCGGGACAATGAGGGTCTGCAGCAGCGCAACGACGCGCTCGCTGCCGAAGTGAAGGACCTCAAGGAAGGCCAGTCCGCCATCGAGGAACGCGCGCGCAGCGAGCTGGGCATGATCAAGCCTGGCGAGAAGTTCTACCGCGTGGTCGAGGATGCACCGGTTCATCCGGTGCAGCCCGCGGCAGGTGTCAGTGCGCAGGCGGGCGATCATCCGGCGGACGTGCCATGA
- the ispD gene encoding 2-C-methyl-D-erythritol 4-phosphate cytidylyltransferase — translation MSAAIWVVVPAAGRGARFGAPLPKQYLQAGGQILLAHTLDALLAHPAVAGAMVVIGQDDADWPGWSEWAGKPVLTCIGGATRAASVLAGLQALPDSVRADEFVLVHDAARPNLSLADLGRLLEVGRADPVGAILAAPVRDTLKRAGDDGGIDGTEPRERLWRALTPQLFRRHQLSRALSDAAAAGVEVTDEAMAMERQGQRPLLVEGSEDNFKVTTPADLDRFEFVLSRRAG, via the coding sequence ATGAGCGCGGCGATCTGGGTGGTGGTTCCGGCCGCCGGCCGTGGTGCCCGCTTTGGTGCGCCACTGCCCAAGCAGTACCTGCAGGCGGGTGGGCAGATCCTGCTCGCCCACACGTTGGACGCGCTGCTGGCGCACCCGGCCGTGGCCGGAGCGATGGTGGTGATCGGCCAGGACGACGCCGACTGGCCGGGCTGGAGTGAGTGGGCCGGCAAGCCGGTGCTGACCTGCATCGGCGGCGCGACCCGTGCCGCCTCGGTGCTGGCCGGGTTGCAGGCGCTGCCGGACTCGGTGCGCGCCGACGAATTCGTGCTGGTCCACGATGCCGCGAGACCGAACCTGTCGCTGGCCGATCTCGGCCGCCTGCTTGAAGTCGGCCGTGCCGATCCGGTCGGGGCGATCCTGGCCGCACCGGTGCGTGACACGCTCAAGCGTGCAGGCGACGACGGTGGCATCGATGGCACCGAGCCACGCGAGCGCCTGTGGCGCGCACTGACCCCGCAGCTGTTCCGCCGCCACCAGCTCAGCCGCGCGCTGTCCGACGCCGCTGCCGCCGGTGTTGAAGTCACCGACGAGGCCATGGCCATGGAGCGCCAGGGCCAGCGTCCGCTGCTGGTGGAGGGCAGCGAGGACAACTTCAAGGTCACCACCCCGGCCGATCTGGACCGGTTCGAATTCGTACTTTCCCGCCGCGCCGGCTGA
- the ispF gene encoding 2-C-methyl-D-erythritol 2,4-cyclodiphosphate synthase encodes MSTAPFPPVRIGQGYDVHAFGEGDHIMLGGVNVPHSCGVLAHSDGDVILHALCDAMLGALALGDIGQHFPPSDDRWKGADSSDFVRHCDSLLRERGWRVGNTDITVICERPKVGPHALAMRERIGGLLQLPLDAVSVKATTSEKLGFTGRGEGIAAQAVVLLVAA; translated from the coding sequence ATGAGCACCGCACCGTTTCCGCCCGTCCGCATCGGCCAGGGCTACGACGTCCATGCCTTCGGTGAAGGCGATCACATCATGCTCGGCGGGGTGAACGTGCCGCACAGCTGTGGCGTGCTCGCGCACAGCGATGGCGACGTGATCCTGCACGCCCTGTGCGATGCGATGCTCGGCGCGCTGGCGCTGGGTGACATCGGCCAGCATTTCCCGCCGAGTGACGACCGCTGGAAGGGCGCCGACAGCAGTGATTTCGTGCGCCACTGCGACAGCCTGCTGCGCGAGCGCGGCTGGCGTGTCGGCAACACCGACATCACCGTGATCTGCGAGCGGCCGAAGGTTGGCCCGCATGCGCTGGCGATGCGTGAGCGCATCGGCGGCCTGCTGCAGCTGCCGCTGGATGCGGTCAGCGTCAAGGCCACCACCTCGGAAAAGCTGGGCTTCACCGGCCGTGGTGAAGGCATTGCCGCACAGGCGGTCGTGTTGCTGGTGGCGGCATGA
- the truD gene encoding tRNA pseudouridine(13) synthase TruD, with protein sequence MIPLPLAFGAPLLTARIRTTPDDFQVDELPAFEATGEGEHLLLHIRKRGANTVHVAKMLAKWAGLPEMAVSYAGMKDRHAVTTQRFSVHLPKRVAPDLATLASDEIEVLEATWHNRKLQRGALAGNRFKLVLREVQGDAAAISERLQQIAARGLPNWFGEQRFGRDGGNVPAALAMFGGRRMRKDQRSLLLSAARSALFNRVLAARVEQGNWDQPLDGEVWMLDGSRSVFGPEPYTDVLAERLARFDIHPSAPLWGEGELRSTDAARELELAALDDEESKALRAGLEDARLKQERRALRLRPALLQHQWLADDVLELSFALPPGCYATAVLHELGPVEDASQA encoded by the coding sequence ATGATTCCGCTGCCGTTGGCGTTCGGTGCGCCGCTGTTGACGGCGCGCATCCGCACCACGCCGGACGATTTCCAGGTTGACGAACTGCCGGCCTTCGAGGCCACCGGTGAAGGCGAGCACCTGCTGCTGCACATCCGCAAGCGCGGCGCCAACACCGTGCATGTGGCCAAGATGCTGGCCAAGTGGGCGGGCCTGCCGGAAATGGCGGTGAGCTACGCCGGCATGAAGGATCGACACGCGGTCACCACCCAGCGCTTCAGTGTGCACCTGCCCAAGCGCGTGGCGCCTGACCTGGCCACGCTGGCCAGTGATGAAATCGAAGTGCTCGAAGCAACCTGGCACAACCGCAAGCTGCAGCGTGGCGCACTGGCCGGCAACCGTTTCAAGCTGGTACTGCGCGAAGTGCAGGGTGATGCCGCCGCGATCAGCGAACGCCTGCAGCAGATTGCCGCGCGCGGTCTGCCGAACTGGTTTGGTGAGCAGCGCTTTGGCCGCGACGGTGGCAACGTGCCGGCGGCGCTGGCGATGTTCGGTGGCCGCCGCATGCGCAAGGACCAGCGTTCACTGCTGCTGTCGGCGGCCCGCTCGGCGCTGTTCAACCGCGTGCTGGCCGCGCGCGTGGAGCAGGGCAACTGGGATCAGCCGCTGGACGGCGAAGTGTGGATGCTCGATGGCAGCCGCAGCGTGTTCGGTCCCGAGCCGTACACCGATGTGCTGGCCGAGCGCCTGGCGCGTTTCGACATTCATCCCAGCGCGCCGCTGTGGGGTGAAGGCGAGCTGCGCAGCACCGATGCGGCACGCGAGCTGGAGCTGGCCGCGCTGGACGACGAGGAATCGAAGGCGCTGCGGGCCGGCCTGGAAGACGCGCGCCTGAAGCAGGAGCGCCGCGCGCTGCGCCTGCGCCCGGCGCTGCTGCAGCACCAGTGGCTGGCCGATGACGTGCTGGAACTGTCGTTTGCGTTGCCGCCCGGCTGCTACGCCACCGCCGTGCTGCACGAGCTCGGCCCGGTCGAAGACGCCTCGCAGGCCTGA
- a CDS encoding Smr/MutS family protein, whose translation MSHPEDEDPAALFRAAIGEVTPLRKDAEPAPAAPRPKPRARMAERDEAEAAGEFARLLRDSTPLEAGDVASYRRDNLPPRLFQRLKRGQYSVQDELDLHGATASQAETLLRQFLLEAHAHDYGCVRIIHGKGLQSDGGAPVLKNLVDRLLRLRNDVLAFHSAPTGQGGTGAMLVLLARR comes from the coding sequence ATGTCGCACCCTGAAGACGAAGATCCGGCCGCATTGTTCCGTGCGGCCATCGGCGAAGTGACGCCGCTGCGCAAGGATGCCGAGCCGGCACCGGCTGCGCCCCGGCCGAAGCCGCGCGCGCGCATGGCCGAACGTGACGAGGCCGAAGCAGCCGGCGAGTTCGCCCGGCTGCTGCGCGACAGCACGCCGCTGGAAGCCGGCGATGTGGCCAGCTATCGCCGCGACAACCTGCCACCACGCCTGTTCCAGCGCCTCAAGCGCGGCCAGTACTCGGTGCAGGACGAGCTGGACCTGCACGGCGCCACTGCGTCGCAGGCGGAGACGCTGCTGCGCCAGTTCCTGCTGGAGGCACATGCACACGACTATGGCTGCGTGCGCATCATCCACGGCAAGGGCCTGCAGTCCGATGGCGGCGCGCCGGTACTGAAGAACCTGGTGGATCGCCTGCTGCGGCTGCGCAACGACGTGCTGGCCTTTCATTCGGCGCCGACCGGACAAGGGGGTACCGGCGCGATGCTGGTGCTGCTGGCCCGTAGATGA
- the surE gene encoding 5'/3'-nucleotidase SurE, whose amino-acid sequence MRILVSNDDGVDAAGIRMLASVLREAGHEVTVVAPDRDRSGASNSLTLDLPIRLKRIDHYTVSVAGTPTDCVHLALTGLLEFEPDIVVSGINNAANLGDDVIYSGTVSAAMEGRFLGLPAVAVSLVTRNHDPKHFETAARAAVEIVARLKADPLPADTILNVNVPDLPWSEVKGFEVTRLGNRHRAEGCIAQKDPRGNEVYWIGPAGREQDSGPGTDFHAVRTGHISITPIQVDLTRYQALEKVASWVGGLSAALDQPA is encoded by the coding sequence ATGCGAATCCTGGTCAGTAACGACGATGGCGTCGACGCCGCAGGCATCCGGATGCTTGCTTCGGTGCTGCGCGAGGCCGGACACGAAGTCACGGTGGTCGCGCCCGACCGCGATCGCTCCGGCGCCAGCAACTCGCTGACCCTGGACCTGCCGATCCGCCTCAAGCGCATCGACCATTACACCGTCTCGGTGGCTGGCACCCCGACCGACTGCGTGCACCTTGCGCTGACCGGGCTGCTCGAGTTCGAACCCGACATTGTCGTGTCCGGCATCAACAACGCCGCCAACCTCGGCGATGACGTGATCTATTCCGGCACCGTCTCGGCGGCGATGGAAGGTCGCTTCCTTGGCCTGCCGGCGGTGGCGGTCTCGCTGGTCACCCGCAACCACGATCCGAAGCACTTCGAGACTGCCGCGCGCGCCGCGGTGGAGATCGTCGCCCGGCTCAAGGCCGATCCGCTGCCGGCCGACACCATCCTCAACGTCAACGTGCCGGACCTTCCGTGGAGCGAGGTCAAGGGCTTCGAGGTCACCCGCCTGGGCAACCGCCATCGCGCCGAAGGCTGCATCGCGCAGAAGGACCCGCGCGGCAACGAGGTGTACTGGATCGGCCCGGCCGGTCGTGAGCAGGACTCCGGTCCCGGCACCGATTTCCATGCGGTGCGTACCGGCCACATCTCGATCACCCCGATCCAGGTCGACCTGACCCGTTACCAGGCACTGGAGAAGGTAGCCAGCTGGGTAGGCGGCCTCAGTGCCGCGTTGGACCAGCCGGCATGA
- a CDS encoding protein-L-isoaspartate(D-aspartate) O-methyltransferase has protein sequence MSPRLRLQPEAVGIGMTSQRVRDRLVDRLREAGIVDEPTLNAIRVVPRHLFIDEALASRAYEDTALPIGHGQTISQPWVVARMTEAVLQVAPKRVLEVGTGSGYQAAILGALGLEVYTVERIGDLLRQARKRFRALGMNIRTKHDDGRVGWAEHGPFDAIVVTAAAPALVDALVEQLAEGGRLVAPVGGPGAQSLVQLDRKADGSIEQHVLAPVTFVPLLSGMLD, from the coding sequence ATGAGCCCACGCCTGCGCCTGCAACCGGAAGCCGTCGGTATCGGCATGACTTCGCAGCGCGTGCGTGACCGCCTGGTCGACCGTCTGCGCGAAGCCGGCATCGTCGACGAGCCGACCTTGAACGCGATCCGGGTGGTGCCGCGCCATCTGTTCATCGACGAGGCACTGGCCTCGCGTGCGTACGAAGACACCGCGCTGCCGATCGGCCACGGCCAGACCATCTCGCAGCCCTGGGTGGTCGCGCGGATGACCGAGGCGGTGCTCCAGGTCGCGCCGAAGCGGGTGCTGGAAGTCGGCACCGGTTCCGGTTACCAGGCCGCCATCCTCGGTGCGCTGGGCCTGGAGGTCTACACCGTGGAGCGCATCGGCGATCTGTTGCGCCAGGCTCGCAAGCGTTTCCGTGCGCTGGGCATGAACATCCGCACCAAGCATGACGACGGCCGCGTCGGCTGGGCCGAGCACGGTCCGTTCGATGCCATCGTGGTCACTGCGGCGGCGCCGGCACTGGTCGACGCCCTGGTCGAGCAGCTGGCCGAGGGCGGCCGCCTGGTGGCGCCGGTCGGTGGCCCTGGGGCGCAGTCGCTGGTGCAGCTGGACCGCAAGGCCGACGGCAGCATCGAACAACACGTGCTGGCGCCGGTCACGTTCGTGCCGCTGCTGTCTGGCATGCTCGACTAA
- a CDS encoding YqaA family protein, whose product MKIFGPLYERAMKWAAHERAPTYLTVLSFFEAIIFPVMPEVMLAPMCVAQPKRGWWFATLSLAGSMVGALVGYALGHYAFEAIKPLFEALGMLPAIEQGITTVQAKMAESPWAVFTFLVLGGFMPIPMKVFTWASGIVGVPMPQYLLSMLIGRGKRVFVLAAVIRIGGARAEAALRRWIEPLGWIATALVVVLIAWLVWRSKFA is encoded by the coding sequence ATGAAGATTTTCGGGCCGCTGTACGAGCGGGCGATGAAGTGGGCGGCGCACGAACGCGCCCCAACCTACCTGACGGTGTTGAGCTTCTTCGAGGCGATCATCTTCCCGGTGATGCCGGAGGTGATGCTGGCGCCGATGTGCGTGGCCCAGCCCAAGCGCGGCTGGTGGTTCGCCACCCTGAGCCTGGCCGGCTCGATGGTCGGCGCGCTGGTTGGCTATGCACTGGGTCATTACGCCTTCGAGGCGATCAAGCCGTTGTTCGAAGCGCTGGGCATGCTGCCGGCCATCGAGCAGGGCATCACCACCGTGCAGGCGAAGATGGCCGAGTCGCCGTGGGCGGTGTTCACCTTCCTGGTGCTGGGCGGCTTCATGCCCATCCCGATGAAGGTCTTCACGTGGGCATCGGGTATCGTCGGCGTACCGATGCCGCAGTACCTGTTGAGCATGCTGATCGGTCGTGGCAAGCGCGTGTTCGTGCTGGCCGCGGTCATCCGTATCGGTGGTGCGCGTGCCGAAGCGGCACTGCGTCGCTGGATTGAACCGCTGGGCTGGATCGCCACCGCGCTGGTGGTGGTGCTGATCGCCTGGCTTGTATGGAGGTCGAAGTTCGCATGA
- a CDS encoding peptidoglycan DD-metalloendopeptidase family protein has translation MSPDRLSKGVRIGALALLVSTLAACGTATVVRPGGGSTGSGVTTPKTSVPKPGQTVVVRKGDTIYALARIHDITPADLIAWNRLDNPSTIYPGQVIRLYPQGATSGRAPTTVVTPPRSAGSSGGSTTPAPAPVGPVKSNIAWRWPADGAIVGRYVAGDATKQGVDIAGTSGQAVKATANGVVVYSGAGLVGYGELIIIKHSDQWLSAYGHNRKRLVNEGQSVKAGEQIAEMGRTGANRDMVHFEIRYNGKPVDPQQYLPAR, from the coding sequence ATGAGTCCTGATCGTCTGAGCAAGGGAGTGCGCATCGGCGCGCTGGCGTTGCTGGTTTCCACACTGGCCGCCTGCGGCACCGCCACCGTGGTCCGCCCGGGTGGTGGCAGCACCGGTAGTGGTGTGACCACGCCGAAGACCTCGGTGCCCAAGCCCGGGCAGACCGTGGTGGTGCGCAAGGGCGACACCATCTATGCGCTGGCCCGCATCCATGACATCACCCCGGCCGACCTGATTGCCTGGAATCGTCTGGACAACCCGTCGACCATCTACCCCGGCCAGGTGATCCGCCTGTATCCGCAGGGGGCCACCAGCGGCCGTGCGCCGACCACGGTGGTCACCCCGCCGCGTTCGGCTGGCAGCAGTGGCGGCAGCACCACGCCGGCCCCGGCGCCGGTCGGTCCGGTGAAGAGCAACATCGCCTGGCGCTGGCCGGCCGATGGCGCCATCGTTGGCCGCTACGTGGCCGGTGACGCGACCAAGCAGGGCGTGGACATCGCCGGCACCAGCGGCCAGGCGGTCAAGGCCACCGCCAATGGCGTGGTGGTGTATTCCGGTGCCGGTCTGGTCGGCTACGGCGAGCTGATCATCATCAAGCACAGCGACCAGTGGCTGTCGGCCTATGGCCACAACCGCAAACGCCTGGTGAATGAAGGGCAGAGCGTGAAGGCCGGCGAGCAGATCGCCGAAATGGGCCGTACCGGTGCGAACCGCGACATGGTGCACTTCGAGATCCGCTACAACGGCAAGCCGGTCGACCCCCAGCAGTACCTGCCGGCGCGTTGA
- a CDS encoding Mth938-like domain-containing protein, with product MQLNHEPPDYAYSLRAADGRSAKVNDQALGSSFFLTPDQLVPQWPVVSATALQVADLEPILALNPALIVLGTGDRQVFPPAVVMAACLSRGIGLEVMNNPAAARTFNILAGEGRKVAAAFILEG from the coding sequence ATGCAGCTGAACCACGAACCGCCGGATTACGCCTATAGCCTCCGTGCCGCCGATGGCCGCTCGGCCAAGGTGAATGACCAGGCGCTGGGCAGCAGTTTCTTCCTGACCCCGGACCAGCTGGTCCCGCAATGGCCGGTGGTGAGCGCCACTGCGCTGCAGGTGGCTGACCTGGAGCCGATCCTGGCGCTGAATCCGGCGCTGATCGTGCTCGGCACGGGTGACCGCCAGGTGTTCCCGCCGGCGGTGGTGATGGCCGCCTGCCTGTCACGCGGCATCGGCCTGGAAGTGATGAACAATCCGGCCGCCGCGCGCACCTTCAACATCCTGGCCGGCGAAGGCCGCAAGGTCGCCGCCGCTTTCATTCTGGAAGGCTGA
- the yhbY gene encoding ribosome assembly RNA-binding protein YhbY, with product MSIALTASQTRFLRGQAHDLKALLQTGGKGVTPAFIAELNEVLERHELVKVKVAAEDRDARDVMIGEIVEATESALVQRIGHVAVLYRPSKEQRQIVLPRS from the coding sequence ATGTCCATCGCCCTGACCGCCTCCCAGACCCGTTTCCTGCGCGGCCAAGCCCACGACCTGAAGGCCCTGCTGCAGACCGGCGGCAAGGGTGTGACCCCGGCCTTCATCGCTGAGCTGAACGAAGTGCTGGAGCGCCACGAGCTGGTCAAGGTGAAGGTCGCTGCCGAAGACCGCGACGCCCGTGACGTGATGATCGGCGAGATCGTCGAAGCCACCGAAAGCGCGCTGGTGCAGCGCATCGGCCACGTCGCCGTGCTGTACCGCCCGAGCAAGGAACAGCGCCAGATCGTGCTGCCGCGCAGCTGA
- the rlmE gene encoding 23S rRNA (uridine(2552)-2'-O)-methyltransferase RlmE — MATRSKSSQRWLKEHFSDPFVKKAQAEGMRSRAAYKLEELLERDRLLKPHMVVVDLGAAPGGWSQQVRRQIGDTGRVLALDILDMPPLAGVEFLHGDFREEAVLSQFEAMLGDQPVDLVLSDMAPNKSGVGAVDQPRMMHLAELALDFADNHLKTGGAFLIKLFQGEGFDDYVRDMRRRYDKVSIRKPEASRKRSPEVYALGQGKRAHMK; from the coding sequence ATGGCTACCCGCAGCAAAAGCAGCCAGCGCTGGCTCAAGGAACACTTCTCCGACCCCTTCGTGAAGAAGGCCCAGGCCGAAGGCATGCGCTCGCGCGCCGCCTACAAGCTCGAAGAGCTGCTGGAACGTGACCGGTTGCTGAAGCCGCACATGGTGGTGGTCGACCTCGGTGCCGCCCCGGGCGGCTGGTCTCAGCAGGTGCGGAGACAGATCGGCGACACCGGTCGCGTGCTGGCGCTGGACATCCTGGACATGCCGCCGCTGGCCGGCGTGGAGTTCCTTCATGGTGACTTCAGGGAAGAAGCCGTTCTATCGCAGTTTGAAGCCATGCTCGGGGATCAGCCGGTAGACCTTGTGCTGTCGGACATGGCCCCCAATAAGAGTGGTGTAGGCGCGGTCGACCAGCCGCGGATGATGCACCTGGCGGAGCTGGCCCTGGATTTTGCCGACAACCACCTGAAGACCGGTGGGGCGTTCCTGATCAAGCTGTTCCAGGGTGAGGGCTTTGACGACTACGTGCGCGACATGCGCCGCCGGTACGACAAGGTCTCCATCCGCAAGCCGGAAGCGTCGCGCAAGCGCTCTCCCGAGGTGTATGCCTTGGGTCAGGGAAAACGCGCCCACATGAAGTAA